A genomic stretch from Juglans microcarpa x Juglans regia isolate MS1-56 chromosome 3S, Jm3101_v1.0, whole genome shotgun sequence includes:
- the LOC121257922 gene encoding very-long-chain 3-oxoacyl-CoA reductase 1, which produces MEICTIDKLKAQPFWVIVLFTLGSLSVLKFSLAFLKWAYVNFLRPAKNLKKYGSWALVTGPTDGIGKGFAFQLARKGLNLILVGRNPDKLKDVSNSIQTKYGKTQIKTVVVDFSGGISDGIQRIRESIEGLDVGVLINNVGISYPYARFFHEVDEELLKNLIKINVEGTTKVTQAVLPGMLQRKRGAIVNIGSGAAIVIPSDPLYAVYAATKAYIDQFSRCLYVEYKKSGIDVQCQVPLYVATKMASIKRSSFFVPSTDGYARAGIRWIGYEPRCTPYWPHTLLWALANSLPESVVDAWRLRFCLGIRKRGQLKDSRKKE; this is translated from the exons ATGGAGATCTGTACAATAGACAAGCTCAAGGCTCAGCCTTTCTGGGTTATCGTGCTGTTCACTTTGGGTTCTCTCTCGGTTCTGAAGTTCTCTCTCGCTTTCCTAAAATGGGCCTACGTCAATTTTCTCAGACCCGCTAAGAACCTCAAGAAATATGGGTCCTGGGCACTCGTTACAGGACCCACTGACGGTATTGGCAAGGGTTTCGCCTTTCAGTTGGCCCGTAAAGGGCTTAATCTCATCCTGGTTGGTCGGAATCCTGACAAGCTCAAAGATGTTTCGAACTCGATTCAAACCAAGTATGGTAAGACCCAAATCAAGACCGTTGTTGTAGATTTCTCCGGTGGTATTTCTGACGGTATTCAGAGGATTAGGGAATCCATTGAAGGGTTGGATGTTGGGGTTTTGATCAACAACGTTGGTATATCGTACCCCTATGCCAGGTTTTTCCATGAAGTGGATGAGGAGTTGCTGAAGAATTTGATTAAAATCAATGTTGAAGGTACTACAAAGGTTACTCAGGCCGTTTTGCCTGGGATGCTCCAGAGGAAGAGAGGTGCAATTGTCAATATTGGCTCTGGGGCTGCCATTGTTATTCCGTCGGATCCTCTTTATGCTGTTTATGCAGCCACGAAAGc GTATATTGATCAATTCTCGAGGTGTCTCTATGTTGAATACAAGAAAAGTGGGATCGACGTGCAGTGTCAG GTTCCGCTGTACGTGGCGACTAAGATGGCATCAATCAAGAGGTCCTCCTTCTTTGTTCCATCAACAGATGGATATGCCCGAGCTGGTATACGCTGGATAGGTTATGAGCCCCGTTGCACGCCTTACTGGCCCCATACCCTCCTCTGGGCATTGGCCAACTCATTGCCTGAGTCTGTTGTTGATGCATGGCGCCTGAGGTTTTGCCTTGGAATTCGTAAGAGAGGGCAACTAAAGGACTCCAGGAAGAAGGAATAG